A single Nicotiana tabacum cultivar K326 chromosome 5, ASM71507v2, whole genome shotgun sequence DNA region contains:
- the LOC107797485 gene encoding uncharacterized protein LOC107797485 — protein sequence MKRYYPTTSKIPKSSSTSQDLSNLEEIANESKQHQQSERVNLGSLEVDPGERLAIRKYHPNDRDAIRRTYLQRGAFQPREHKFPQRNFYGKLRRFNPQWFSEYDWSEYSVTKNAAFCFFCYLSQDECINQGGGDSRKKSEDLMRQKQSIQSVLAKQSYQQKLEYRIRLQVVVDVIRYFLHQGLSFRGHREDELSLNRGNCIELLRWYTKRCDHVADAFKKAPKNNQLTSPYIQKDIITACKIETVKCIIEDLNNDHFSILIDESRYVSCKEQMAIVLQYVDRRGSVMERFIGIVHVRETTALCLKNGIVGLLAQHSLSPSSICGQCYNGASNMQGDINGLKILMQKESKGAHSIHYFAHQLQLTLVAVSKRCDKDFLWIPIINRKRKLPKNGALENM from the exons ATGAAGAGATACTATCctacaacttccaaaattccaaaatCAAGTTCAACATCTCAAGATTTATCTAACTTGGAAGAAATAGCTAATGAGTCGAAACAACATCAACAAAGTGAAAGAGTTAATTTAGGCTCTTTAGAGGTTGATCCTGGGGAAAGATTAGCAATTCGAAAATATCATCCAAATGATCGTGATGCAATACGAAGAACATATCTTCAAAGAGGTGCTTTCCAACCTCGAGAGCACAAATTTCCTCAAAGAAATTTTTATGGCAAATTGCGTCGCTTTAATCCTCAATGGTTTTCTGAGTATGATTGGTCAGAGTATAGCGTAACAAAAAATGCAGCTTTTTGCTTCTTTTGTTATTTGTCTCAAGATGAATGCATCAATCAAGGGGGAGGAGAT TcaagaaagaaaagtgaagatTTGATGAGACAAAAACAATCCATTCAAAGTGTACTTGCTAAACAATCTTATCAACAAAAGCTAGAATATCGGATTCGTTTACAGGTCGTGGTTGATGTGATAAGATATTTTTTACACCAAGGATTATCATTTCGAGGGCATCGTGAAGATGAATTATCTCTCAATAGAGGTAACTGTATTGAACTTCTTAGATGGTATACTAAAAGATGTGATCATGTTGCCGATGCATTTAAAAAAGCTCCAAAGAATAATCAATTGACTTCTCCTTACATTCAAAAGGATATTATTACTGCATGTAAGATAGAAACAGTTAAATGTATCATTGAGGATTTAAATAATGATCACTTTTCTATATTAATTGATGAATCTCGTTATGTGTCATGTAAGGAGCAAATGGCTATTGTTTTGCAGTATGTTGATAGAAGGGGAAGTGTGATGGAGCGATTTATTGGTATTGTTCATGTTCGTGAAACTACTGCTTTGTGTCTAAAGAATGGAATTGTTGGTTTACTTGCTCAACATTCTTTAAGTCCATCTTCCATATGTGGACAATGTTACAATGGAGCAAGCAATATGCAAGGTGATATAAATGGGCTTAAAATCTTGATGCAAAAAGAAAGTAAAGGTGCTCATTCTATTCATTATTTTGCTCATCAACTTCAACTAACTCTTGTTGCGGTTTCTAAAAGATGTGATAAA GATTTTCTATGGATACCcattataaataggaagagaaaaCTTCCCAAAAATGGGGCTCTAGAAAACATGTAA